A genomic segment from Antedon mediterranea chromosome 6, ecAntMedi1.1, whole genome shotgun sequence encodes:
- the LOC140052189 gene encoding nuclear factor 1 A-type-like isoform X5, whose protein sequence is MHTIMSMDEFHPFIEALLPHVRDFSYVWFNLQARKRKYVKKHEKRMTQDEERQTKEELMNDKPELKQKWASRLLAKLRKDIRPECREDFVYTVTGKKLPCCILSNPDQKGKMRRIDCLRQADKVWRLDLVMIVLFKAIPLESTDGERLVKSSTCGNHSLCVQPYHISVSVRELDLYLANFIMQTPDRPPSDSSETLSVTSGSETDYRGGSVLNGHGAVDSFAARGVFTATELRRATRPPICNGANVTGLSFPGDLDSPNMCQFSSSFPGVAHPINLRRTPMSQAQPQPMKRQKRISSSMDDDIDSVGEEKIYGHSPASVSSHSSGWHSDIDPAGQSPGAVPSPNIIHSNKVKISEKGSNFTNTISPTNGMAALLKVQPKLEPNLVGSFRSCANESDLRVATSLYSLNQSDFFGTHSRSIQGNNLTDFVQYVCDQETNNQHGITGNANTKIAGFIPATMLPPPPPPPMARPVAIATSIGQTGVLSMSNPSIGSTPGTTSVVSACPTTPPGRSVMHSPFTVLHRPENTMLYTQQQQLLSYPNISPVNISPTTFSPTTFSLLTSPVATPRTTPRSTPIPRWTTPLISLDENADYAMLAGMIPGAATDESIISNDEQRFVPVLMNTEPMDTTNSVPNTPTK, encoded by the exons ATGCATACAATCATGTCTATG GATGAGTTCCACCCTTTCATTGAGGCCTTATTGCCACATGTAAGAGACTTTTCTTATGTGTGGTTCAACCTCCAGGCCCGTAAACGCAAATAcgtaaaaaaacatgaaaaacggATGACACAAGATGAAGAACGTCAAACAAAGGAGGAGTTAATGAACGACAAACCGGAACTGAAACAAAAATGGGCTTCACGGCTATTAGCAAAATTACGGAAAGATATACGACCAGAGTGTCGTGAGGATTTTGTATATACTGTTACAGGCAAAAAATTACCATGCTGTATTTTAAGCAACCCTGACCAGAAAGGTAAAATGCGAAGAATTGACTGTTTACGACAGGCAGATAAAGTGTGGCGTTTGGACCTTGTAATGATCGTGTTGTTTAAAGCGATCCCTCTGGAGAGCACAGATGGTGAGCGTTTGGTGAAGTCTTCCACTTGCGGCAATCATTCTCTTTGCGTCCAACCGTATCACATCAGTGTCAGCGTACGAGAATTGGATTTATACCTCGCCAACTTCATTATGCAGACACCTG ATCGGCCGCCTAGTGATTCAAGTGAGACGTTATCAGTGACAAGTGGTAGTGAAACCGACTATCGTG GTGGGTCGGTGCTTAATGGGCATGGTGCCGTTGACAGTTTTGCCGCTCGAGGAGTGTTTACAGCGACAGAACTAAGGCGGGCAACAAGAC CACCAATCTGTAACGGAGCCAACGTAACTGGTTTAAGTTTCCCAGGGGACCTTGACAGTCCGAACATGTGTCAGTTCTCTAGTTCATTCCCGGGGGTAGCACACCCTATAAACCTCCGGAGAACGCCAATGTCACAGGCCCAACCGCAACCTATGAAACGACAGAAGAGAATCTCCAGTAGCAtggatgatgatattgatagtGTCGGCGAAGAAAAGATCTACGGTCATTCCCCTGCCTCCGTCAGCAGTCACTCGTCTGGTTGGCATAGCGACATTGATCCCGCCG GTCAAAGTCCGGGTGCAGTGCCGTCACCAAATATTATTCACTCCAACAAGGTAAAAATTTCAGAGAAGGGCAGTAACTTTACAAATACGATTTCACCAACCAATGGAATGGCAGCGTTACTGAAGGTTCAACCTAAACTGGAGCCAAATCTAGTAGGATCATTTAGAAGTTGTGCTAATGAAAGTGATCTGAGAG TGGCCACATCACTTTATTCGCTCAACCAGTCTGATTTCTTCGGCACTCACTCTCGTAGTATACAGGGCAACAATTTAACAGATTTTGTACAGTATGTTTGTGATCAGGAAACAAATAACCAG CATGGTATTACAGGTAATGCAAATACAAAGATAGCCGGATTTATTCCTGCCACGATGCTACCCCCTCCACCACCGCCACCTATGGCCCGACCAGTTGCTATAGCAACGTCAATTGGTCAAACAGGGGTGTTATCAATGTCAAACCCATCGATTGGCAGCACACCAG GAACAACAAGTGTAGTGAGTGCTTGTCCAACGACACCACCGGGCAGAAGTGTCATGCACAGTCCGTTCACCGTCTTACACAGGCCAGAGAACACCATGTTATACACACAACAACAG CAGTTGTTATCATACCCAAATATAAGCCCAGTGAATATCAGCCCAACGACATTCAGTCCGACTACATTTAGCCTTCTGACTTCACCTGTGGCCACACCAAGAACTACACCAAGATCAACGCCGATACCCAGGTGGACAACGCCCCTGATATCGTTGGATGAGAATGCAGATTACGCCATGTTAGCAG GAATGATTCCAGGTGCAGCGACGGATGAATCTATCATTAGTAATGATG AGCAGAGATTTGTACCAGTTCTAATGAACACCGAGCCAATGGATACAACTAACAGTGTGCCTAACACCCCCACCAAGTAG